The sequence agaacttaaaaaaaaaaccttgcggAAACAATTCATTCCgaagaaaatagttttgtttGTTAGGACgaagacgaaaaataaataaaaataaaatctttcagaGAGAAAGAACGAAAGGGCGTCTATTTGACGAGGATATTTACATCCAGTAAAAATGAACTAATTCGGCTGAAATACAGTGAGTTTCTGAGTGAACATATTTCTAAcgataattttttgtttcttgtaaTAATAAGTTCTCAGAGAGGAATAATTTCTGCTTTTGAAGAGAAGGGCTCTTAAAAAGGTAATATTTTTCTGAAAGGGGGATTGTTGCAATATTGTATCAGGAGCAAGAGATATCTAtaactgggatatatatataatcattcatgTCTTTTGTGGATATGCCATCTCCTTTATCAAAATTCTGGAGAAACCATACTGGATATTTATGCATCCTTTTAAATTGATATTATGCATAATTTCCTAGCAAAGCAAAGCTGACctcatttgaattggaatatcAAAAGAGAATGTTCATACTTCCCTTTAAATCACATTACGTATATTTTTCCTGGGAAAGCTGACCTCATTTGAATATGGAATAAGTCCAAATAGAGTATACGGATACTTTTATCCGAATTGATTTTATGCACGTCTTCCTGGGGTAACTTAAACTACTAATAGCagttttattgctattattttaatACTACATAAGTAATAGCAATAGTAACAGAGTAACTAAGGAAAGGAATGACCACAAAGTCCACATTTAATTAGGAAGATTGGTATTAAGtcaagtatatctcagttttaccagaccactgagctcattaacagctcggcccgaaggattagatatttttacgtggctaggaaccacttggtcacctagtaacgggacctacagcttattgtgggatccgaaccacactatatcgagaaatgaatttctatcacctgaaataaattcctctaattccgcgttggtcgagccgggattcgaacttcggaccaccggattggcagccaagcgcgaaaaccactcgtccagcaaggaactAGAAGATAGGTATTAAATATCCAATGCCTTTTACAAAAGCCAAACTACTTACTtaagtctagatatatatatatatatatatatatatatatatatatatatatatatatatatatatatatatatatatatatatatatgtatatatatatatatatatatatatctatatatatatataatatatatataaaggaaaattctCAAGTGCAATATCTGAATAAAAGTCAGTTTTCCGAATGGATTTAACCTActaccccatccccaccccccccacccccaccctctgaGAGCTGAGAGCGTCCACTGACTGAAAAAAACTCAATATatgacaaaatgagagagagagagagagagagagagatgtatgtatgcatataaatccTTCCTTCATGATGAAACCGTTGGGTCTAGAAGAGGtagtttaattctttttatatattgcattttatctATAAATTGCTTATTTGGCTCCAAATAACTGGACGATAACAAGTTCCCAcctaaaatcaagaaaaataaagaatattaaaaagtttaagaaaaatgaaaatttggagatattaataaaagtataatcatGAAAAGAACAACGAGaacgaatgataaaaataaaaagtcgatCTCTGAGCGAACTTTGTTTGCAGCGTCACCCGAGAGCTTCCCGGACTCACGAGGGAATGGGAGAGGAACAAAGAAAACAGGAGCGGCTTCATCGGAGACAAATAGTTCCGACGTCCCTGTCTCCCTGGAATCCTCAAGAACTCACGTAGACAGGAGCGGCTTCAGCGGGAGACAGAAACGCCTCCGACGTCCCTCGGTCTCCCTGGAACCCCCAACAACTCCCGAAGACAGGAGCGGCTTCAGCGGAGACAGAAACGCTCCAGATCCAGACACGGATCCTCTGACAGATTTAAAAACTAGGGATGAGCCAGACGGAGTTTATCCGTACAAGACAACATGTTGTTGAGTATTATCACGTTTGTGCTATCAAAGTGCTTCAGTTGCGAATTCACATTCCCCCGCTTAGGCATGTTTCATATCGCTTTGTTGCTGCTAATCGGCCAAGTGTTCTTGCTTCTTGGCCTTGGCAGCGCGATAGTGAAATTCTTTATGGATTTCACCTTGAAGAACATGCACCCGGAGGATCTTGGAATTCCGGAGGATGACGACGATGGCGACGACGTGAAAGCTGACTTTGTTGACGAAATGACCCCTGACGAAGACCCTGACTTTAACGAAGACCTCGACAGTAAAGTggaaatgtataaaaaagaaaatttagccAGTGAGGACGACAACTTTAGTCAAAAGACTGATGAATACGTCTTAAAGCTTGAGAAAGAGGATTCAGAAAAGTCTCGCATGATAGAAGAACTGAAGGAAAAAATAGAAGCTCTGACACAAGACAGAGAAAAGATGGAGCGAGCCACACGAGACTTGGAACGACTGctcgaagagaaagagatgatGATCTATTTGATGCCTGCCGAAATGGACATACTCAGAAAAGAAATAGCGGCAAAGACGGAAGAGACCGAAAAGCTACGAAAGGAGAACGAGGATAAAAACTCAACTATAACCATCCTGGAGAACACGGTCGTAGTTCTCGACATGGAGAAGGAGACCTTGCATCGGGATTTGAGTAAAATGGAAGATGACAGAAATCTGTCAAATGTCCAGCTGAACAAGCAGAAGGAGGACTTGCAGAGACTCCGAGAAGAGAATCGGAGGAAACAGAAGAACATCGAGGTTCTTCAGAAGGAAAATGAGCTATGGAACATAAAGATTAATGGcttagaaaatgaaatagaagaatGCAAACTTCAGAAACAGAGGGCTGACGAAAATTGGCAACAACTGCAACAATGTAAAGCAGAATTAGCCGACAGACAGGAGGAGCTCAAAGAACAGATGTCCAAAAGGACAGAGAAATCCTGAGACTGGGAGGTGAATGCTCCCAGATGCAAGAGGATATCATCGGtctcgtaaaaaagaaaaatggtttaaAACTGTTGCCgcagaaaagggaaaaaggaaaggagCTGAGTGAGATGACGAGAAGGAAAGTCCAACTCGAATTCGAACTCGCTGAGATGAAGGAGCAACAGGAGACGATTGAGTTTGAAAAGATGGAGGCAATCGTGGAAACTGAAAGACTCCAAGAAGAGAACGTTGCAAAGGATCACAAGATCAGATCCTTAGAAGAGCAATTCAGATTTCTTAAAATGATGCCGAACGAACAGCCTGTATTAAAAACGACAGGTGAAATGATCAAGTCTCTCGATAAACCTCGATGTCTAAGGAGGCCTCAGGTCAATTGCAAAGCCCTCCACCGACGACTGGACAGCATCGAGGAAGGAATTAATCAGGTCAGGGCAAATGGAAACAGACGTTCAGATGACAACAAGAGAGAGACTAAAGCCCTCAGGAAGACTCCATCTTCTAGAAATCAAAATAAGCAGCCACCAAAGAGCAGGGACGAATTACATCAAAAGATGAGGCTGAAATCTGCAGCAAACCTCCAAAGACTGGAGCGAGATGCTGCAATGGTCAAAAGCCTCTACAAGATCAATGCTGTCACTTAAGGACTCTGCACTTTTAGGATGAAGGATGGGTCGTGTGCAGAGGAAAGAAGACAGGAACTTTTTGAAGTTGGGAAGAAGCTGCTCAGTATTGCGATGGAATTCACTCATGGATAAAATTGTGGAAGCATCTCTGTCGCGTTGGAGAGACTACAGCGGCTGCTGGGCCCGTCGAGCTCACTCCCCCCTCTTTGCCACACGATACCCTCACGGGTATCAATGCCCAATTACTTATGGGtggaaggcaacctctggcgcggcgtaagaacccgtaagtttcatgccgactacttcatatgtgaattgggtcgtgcattgcaaattgaatcccattttttgcatatactactgtggcaacctctggcgtggcgtaaaaacccgtaagttcaatgccttttatatatgcaaaatatgggtaatGCAATGCATACtggatcaaatacttgcatatactacagtggcaacctctggcgcggcgtaaaaccccgtaagttcaatgcctattacatatgcaaaatatttgatcccagtgtggcagaGGGACTTAGAGCTCGAATGACACTGTCAGGAGTCTCTGCATTCCAACTTGTATCAATGCCCAATCACTGATGGGtggaaggcaacctctggcgcggcgtaagaacccgtaagtttcatgccgacTACTTCAAATGTGAATTGGGTCGTGCATTGCAAATTGAATcccatttttttacatatacatacagtggcaacctctggcgtggcgtaaaaaacccgtaagttcaatgccttttatatatgcaaaatatggtaaTGCAATGCATACtggatcaaatacttgcatatactacagtggcaacctctggcgcggcgtaaaaccccgtaagttcaatgcctattaCATATGCTAAATatttgatcccagtgtggcagaGCTCGAAGGGCACTGTCAGGAGTCGCTGCATTCCAACGTCGTACAATGTGGAGATTGGAAGCTTCCTGTCTGTAGCGAAGGAGTGATTGGATTGTGGATTTCATCAACTGGCTGAGAAACGGCTGGATTTAGGACCGTCAAGAGATCTCCTGTTTTCTATCAATGTTCCTCACTGGCTGGCAGGTGTCACATGATGTGGAGTCATATGGCTGAGGATTTCATCTACTTGGCTAGCTGACAGAgctgaggaaggggaagggacCCATCCCTGGTAAAACTAAAACCCCTATCCTATGAAGCTCCGTTGGCaaggatgccccaggggtgagatcaaaTCAGATCGGCAAAggtccaataatatatatatgatatatatatatatatatatatatatatatatagtatatatatatatatattataatatatattatatatatatatatatatatatacatatatatatatatatatatatatatat is a genomic window of Macrobrachium nipponense isolate FS-2020 chromosome 31, ASM1510439v2, whole genome shotgun sequence containing:
- the LOC135206850 gene encoding uncharacterized protein MCAP_0864-like, translating into MHPEDLGIPEDDDDGDDVKADFVDEMTPDEDPDFNEDLDSKVEMYKKENLASEDDNFSQKTDEYVLKLEKEDSEKSRMIEELKEKIEALTQDREKMERATRDLERLLEEKEMMIYLMPAEMDILRKEIAAKTEETEKLRKENEDKNSTITILENTVVVLDMEKETLHRDLSKMEDDRNLSNVQLNKQKEDLQRLREENRRKQKNIEVLQKENELWNIKINGLENEIEECKLQKQRADENWQQLQQCKAELADRQEELKEQMSKRTEKS